The Metallosphaera hakonensis JCM 8857 = DSM 7519 genome includes the window TGTTATTAATTACTCAGGTGGAACCGAAATCTCAGGGGGTATCCTCGGAAACTACGTAGTCAAGGAGATTAAACCTTCCGCGTTTAACGGCGAGTCCCCAGGAATCAAGGCTGATATATTTGATGAAACAGGGGCCCCTGCACCTCCAAATCAAGAGGGAGAATTGGTGATATTGAGCGTGTGGCCTGGCATGACAAGGGGGTTCTGGAGTGATATGGAAAGATACCTTTCCACTTACTGGTCAAGATGGAAGGGAGTATGGGTTCACGGAGATCTGGCGCTAAGAGATGAGGAAGGGTTTTTCTTCATAGTGGGGAGGAGCGACGATACCATAAAGATATCGGGCAAGAGGGTAGGGCCTGGAGAAATTGAAGCCGTACTTAATTCCCATAAAGAGGTCATAGAGAGCGCCTGTGTAGGCATACCGGATCCGGTGAAAGGAGAGAGAATAATATGTCTTGCAGTACCAAAGGATTGGAACTCGATCCTAGAGGATGAGCTCCTAAAGTTCCTAGAAGAACGCTTAGGGAAGGCTATAGCGCCCTCCGCCGTGAAGCTGGTTCCAGAATTACCTAAGACCCGTAATGCGAAGATAATGAGGAGGTTAATACGAAACACTGTCCTTAAGAGGGATCTAGGCGATACATCTTCGCTTGAAAACCCACAGTCGTTAGAATATATAAAAAAGATATTGCCTTGAGGCTACATGTAGAGAGGATCTAATCTTATTCTACTGCTGCCCTGGTATACGTAAAGGTCCTTGGGATCTTCGTCCTGAGTCCTCTTATGGGAGCCGTCGCAGAATGGCTTGTTGTTGGATAGACCGCACGCGCATATCCATAGGGTTTCGCCGCTGTTGGTTTTTACCTGATACGGAACGTTTCTGTCGTGTCTGACGAGTCTGGCCATTTTATTTCTTAAAGCAGATTTCGATGATAAATTATATAAGACTGAGGTTACCCATGGTAAAGTAGATGACCTCTATACCACGTGATGAACTAAATAGGACTACGTGCCCCATTGTGGAAACAATAAAGATCATAGGTACCGAGGCCAGGCTATTGGTGCTAAGGTACCTCTTCGATGGACCTAAAGGATTCAATCAGTTACTAAGAGATACTGGCCTCAGTTCCAAGACCTTATCTTCCACTCTCAAATTCATGGAAGATGTGGGAATAGTGGAAAGAAGGATAGTCTCTACCAGACCCTTCAAAGTGGAGTACATACTTACCGATAAGGGAAAGGAGTTGGAGACCATATTCAAGGTAATGGGACAATGGGGAGAAAAGTGGGTTTTAGAGAAAGTTAAGATTCCTTAGTTATCTTCCTCCCCCTTATTATATACCATGTTCCTAAACCCTTCGCCCCGAGTTTTCCATCAGCATCTCTTAGCTCAATATCCACGATAACTGCCGTGTAGCCCTTCCTGAGAATTGATGCGCGACAAGAGAAGGGTCCCTTATACATGGGTTCAAGGAAGTTCACCTTAAGTTCCTGAGTAACTTGGTCGTCACCATCGTTAATACTGGCAACGGCGATACCACCCGTGAAGTCCATGATAGTCATTATCATCCCTCCATTCAGAACTCCTCCGCGTCGAGTTATCTCGAATTTATAGGGTACTTCTACCACGGCTTCTCCGTCCTTTATTCCCCTAATTTTAGCCTCAAGCATTCTGAACACGGGGTCACCTTCCTCTAGATATGACTGTATCTCATGCAACGATTGAAATCTCATGACAAGAACATTGCAACTTTATTTATAAAAATGTTAGTCTCTTTATACGTTTACAGTAAAATTATATAAAATACGTGATCAATCACGTTCCCGCCTAACTAGATCTGTGGACCCGGTAGTAGGGATAGGGGACCGGGACCTGCTAACAGTAATAGGAGCGAACCAGCTAAGAATAGAA containing:
- a CDS encoding PaaI family thioesterase, which codes for MRFQSLHEIQSYLEEGDPVFRMLEAKIRGIKDGEAVVEVPYKFEITRRGGVLNGGMIMTIMDFTGGIAVASINDGDDQVTQELKVNFLEPMYKGPFSCRASILRKGYTAVIVDIELRDADGKLGAKGLGTWYIIRGRKITKES
- a CDS encoding CDGSH iron-sulfur domain-containing protein, with protein sequence MARLVRHDRNVPYQVKTNSGETLWICACGLSNNKPFCDGSHKRTQDEDPKDLYVYQGSSRIRLDPLYM
- a CDS encoding winged helix-turn-helix transcriptional regulator encodes the protein MTSIPRDELNRTTCPIVETIKIIGTEARLLVLRYLFDGPKGFNQLLRDTGLSSKTLSSTLKFMEDVGIVERRIVSTRPFKVEYILTDKGKELETIFKVMGQWGEKWVLEKVKIP